One Perca flavescens isolate YP-PL-M2 chromosome 5, PFLA_1.0, whole genome shotgun sequence genomic window, CAGGTGTTAGAACCTGGGACAAAATCCTAGGTGTCTTTAGGGGCCCTTGACATGggaaaagtttgggaaccactgagctAAAAGACGCTAAAACGCTCTGCAGAGTCTGATAATGCTCTGTGGGTTTATCAGTAGGAGTCACTACCctcacattacattacacagaGTTTTTTGAATAGTCACTCGCTTACTTAGTTACTTGCCACTAGTGTGAGTACTACTCTAATGAGCGTTTGTCATTTTTGTAACAGGTTGGCCTTTTTCCAACACAATGTGCAAGTTGAGCGGCTTGGTGCAGGGAATGTCTGTTTCTGCATCAGTCTTCACCCTGGTGGCCATAGCTGTTGAAAGGTTAGTGTGGGCTGTGGTTTGATACCTTTTTCCCTCTTTATAAGTGCAATGGGTCGTagtacaaaaaggtgacaaattagacagacacacagttgtttagttgtttttgttAGTGTGAGTATGGgatgtgtattgtattgtgtgcatgtatgaaaGAGTGTAGTGTAAAAGTGTCATGGATTTATAGATACATAACTGGGACCATATGAAGGTGTgtgcgaggaggaggaggaggaggagagagaaataaataagttaaataaataataataatgttgataaattaaattgatactttaatagaaaataataaaaatagtatgGTGATATACACTATGTGTTTtgtgatataataataataataacaataataatttaaataataatttttatcTTCATTCTTTCTAAACTTCACCTAGTATTTTGAGGTCAGCATTTCAAATACCAGCCAGCAGGCAGGGTTAACACAATGATCATTGCAGCTCTTATAACGTAGCTCATATAtgcaagagacacacacacacacacacacacacacacacacacacacgaacattCTGATCATAGCGGACGGGTCTCGGGTGGGTGAAATAATGAGGAAAATAATACCATTctctaaaatgtgaacataGAGCTGCGTCCATTTATGCACGAAGGTGTGCGTTTGAAAATGCCAACAGCTATACTATACTAGTGGTAAATCTACATGGCTAATTATTATGCatgtcaatgacatcatcagaTCTTACAGAtgatgtctgtgttcttcattctttcaAAACTTCATTCAGTATTTTGGTCTAAGGGAAATGTCAAGAGCCTAAATATGACTATCGTACCCTGTTGTTTCAGGACCATGGACAGCgctgtttgggtgtgtgtgtgtgtgtgtgtgtgtgtgtggcactgtCCATAGTACTGAAATAGGGCCTGATAATAGGGACTGCAGCTCTAGAGAATGTAATAAATATCTTCCTCATTAATGATGTATTATTTCACCCATGCGCTTATAATCacaatgttcatttttttgttatCACAAATGTCTTTATGGCAATACAGTATATCCTACCTTTTTTCTGATTATAGCATTTCACAATACTGACCAATATTCTTTTACTTCTACTTCATCTTTCTTGATTAGCCTATGTATCATATATTTTTTGTCCTAGAGAGTTTTCCTACATgtacaatactttttttgtttttcttacattttggtttacatttttcattcttctgtccaatttttttttttaacattttgtctcatttaatatattttatgaccatgaactttttttgtttttcttactttttggTTTACATTTTTGATTCTTCTGTCCAATTTCtgtccaatttttttttaaacattttgaatgATTCAATATATTTTATGACCCTGAATGTTTGTACAAAATTTGAGGTCAATGCATTTCAGTATCAGTCCACCATTGCCCCCCCCCAAACGCCATACCACTAATACACCAAACATTTATTACAACGTCCTACATGTTAAGTATTTGCTTGCTTTACATTTAACCTTTTGATTTATTTGACTACTGGCTAaacaaaattttaaattttaaaacatGACTAAATAATTGATGTAAAGAATAATTGGAAGATTATTAAGTTATGAGTAATAGGCATCCTTAGTTAAAGCTCTAGCTCTAGTAAATATTCTTCTTTTGATTATGTCTAGCCATATAGCTAATTTGTGGTAATGCTTTTTACTTATGTACTACAGGTTTCGCTGTATAGTGTACCCTCTACAACCCAAGCCGACTGTACTTGTTGCCAAGGCAGCCATCGTGTTAATCTGGGTGCTAGCAGTGGTGATCATGTGTCCTGCTGCTGTGGCACTGACTGTGGAGGAAGTTCCTTTCCACTACATGGTGTACAATGATGACTTCAACCACACATTCCCCCTGTACACCTGCTACGAAAACTTTGCCAACCCTCGGATGAGAAAGGTCTACACTGCGGTTCTGTTTGCTCTCATCTACCTGGTGCCGCTCACTGTCATCACACTGATGTATGGAAGTATCGGAGGCAAACTGTGTTCTTCTGTGGTTGTAAACATAGAGCCAAAGAGTAGAGTTGGGGGTAGAAGGGCTGGTCAGCCAATGATTTCCCAGAAAAAGATCAAGGTGATAAAGATGCTCATCCTGGTGACTTTGCTTTTCATGCTGTCCTGGTTGCCACTGTGGACCCTGATGATGATGGCTGACTACGCAGGCTTTGACAGGGACCAGCTGGACCTTCTGACCAGCTACGTCTTTCCCTTTGCCCACTGGCTAGCTTTCTCCAACTCCAGCGTCAACCCCATCATCTACGGCTACTACAATGAGAACTTTAGGAGGGGCTTCCAGGCGGTGT contains:
- the npffr1l2 gene encoding neuropeptide FF receptor 1 like 2; the protein is MEILTKMGEEGMELEGSATTAAVVNTSLDGASNITNITYYPYYQLSLYVAASYILAYFFIFLLCMVGNILVCLIVLANRRMRTVTNLFILNLAISDLLVGIFCIPTTLVDLLITGWPFSNTMCKLSGLVQGMSVSASVFTLVAIAVERFRCIVYPLQPKPTVLVAKAAIVLIWVLAVVIMCPAAVALTVEEVPFHYMVYNDDFNHTFPLYTCYENFANPRMRKVYTAVLFALIYLVPLTVITLMYGSIGGKLCSSVVVNIEPKSRVGGRRAGQPMISQKKIKVIKMLILVTLLFMLSWLPLWTLMMMADYAGFDRDQLDLLTSYVFPFAHWLAFSNSSVNPIIYGYYNENFRRGFQAVCKSRPFCCLIQCQLWRRAKWGRKDRSTQARCGGADIRDAANNHNHLVLGLRNRVHNDNNLHEMAEVNRSVKVGCVVVHPERSLSDPALGMPAVHKKDGDVEESERDRSPAPSVHQAWDN